From the genome of Halorussus caseinilyticus, one region includes:
- a CDS encoding replication factor C small subunit yields MSEVENEADDAAESADAAESADAAESADAAESADAAESADAAESADAAESDEVADAGRDEIWIEKYRPETLDEVAGHDDITARLKRYVERDDLPNLLFSGPAGVGKTTSAVAIAKQLYGDDWEQNFLELNASDQRGIDVVRDRIKNFARSSFGGYNHRIIFLDEADSLTSDAQSALRRTMEQFSSNTRFILSCNYSSKIIDPIQSRCATFRFGPISEEGVAEQIREVAAEEDIETTEDGVDALVYAADGDMRKAINALQAAAVMGEVVDEDAVFTITSTARPEEIEKMVTHAIEGDFTKARKVLDDLLTNKGMAGGDIIDQLHRSVWEFDLDDEATVRLMDRVGEVDYRITEGANERVQLESLLASLSLEDR; encoded by the coding sequence ATGAGCGAGGTCGAAAACGAGGCCGACGACGCGGCCGAATCAGCGGACGCGGCCGAATCAGCGGACGCGGCCGAATCAGCGGACGCGGCCGAATCAGCGGACGCGGCCGAATCAGCGGACGCGGCCGAATCAGCGGACGCGGCCGAGTCCGACGAGGTGGCCGACGCCGGGCGGGACGAGATTTGGATAGAGAAGTACCGACCCGAGACGTTGGACGAGGTGGCGGGCCACGACGACATCACGGCCCGACTGAAACGCTACGTGGAGCGCGACGACCTTCCGAACCTCCTGTTCTCGGGACCGGCGGGCGTCGGGAAGACGACCAGTGCGGTCGCCATCGCCAAGCAACTCTACGGCGACGACTGGGAGCAGAACTTCCTCGAACTCAACGCCTCCGACCAGCGCGGCATCGACGTGGTTCGGGACCGCATCAAGAACTTCGCGCGGTCGTCGTTCGGCGGGTACAACCACCGCATCATCTTCTTGGACGAGGCCGACTCACTCACCTCTGACGCACAGTCGGCGCTCCGCCGGACGATGGAGCAGTTCTCGTCTAACACCCGGTTCATCCTCTCGTGTAACTACTCCTCGAAGATTATCGACCCCATCCAGTCGCGGTGCGCGACGTTTCGGTTCGGCCCGATTTCCGAGGAGGGGGTCGCCGAGCAGATTCGGGAGGTCGCGGCCGAGGAGGACATCGAAACGACCGAGGACGGCGTGGACGCGCTGGTCTACGCCGCCGACGGCGACATGCGCAAGGCCATCAACGCGCTTCAGGCCGCGGCCGTGATGGGCGAAGTCGTGGACGAGGACGCGGTGTTCACCATCACCAGCACGGCCCGTCCCGAGGAGATAGAGAAGATGGTCACGCACGCTATCGAGGGCGACTTCACGAAGGCGCGAAAGGTCCTCGACGACCTGCTCACGAACAAGGGGATGGCGGGCGGCGACATCATCGACCAACTCCACCGGTCGGTGTGGGAGTTCGACTTGGACGACGAGGCCACCGTGCGCCTGATGGACCGCGTGGGCGAAGTGGACTACCGAATCACCGAGGGCGCGAACGAGCGAGTCCAGTTGGAGTCACTGCTGGCGTCGCTGTCGCTCGAAGACCGTTAG
- a CDS encoding bactofilin family protein, translated as MDKRFALAVAVLLVVAAVPAPVAADETRTGGTVVVEEGETVDDDLSAFGGTVIVRGTVNGNLDAFGGNVFVNGRVNGDLNAVAGNVRINGTVTGDASAVGGNVLLAQGARVGGQLETGAGNVVLNGEVGEDVRVGAESVTLGSSAVVGGDFVYDGNLDRAEGSRIDGEVRQDSDLGVNVGFDGPLVPNWVGWVYGFLVNLVLGAVVLLLLPRFSETVAERATGSPLRAGGVGLALFVGIPILAALFFVSLVGIPLGLLVILLYPLALWFGYVYGAFALGRWALGLADSDNRWAALVVGLLAVSVVGFVPILGGLVQFFVLLFGLGAFALGLWGRYQRRRERRSDSDAETTM; from the coding sequence ATGGACAAGCGATTCGCACTCGCCGTCGCGGTTCTGCTGGTCGTCGCCGCGGTGCCCGCGCCGGTCGCGGCCGACGAGACCCGGACCGGCGGCACCGTCGTCGTCGAAGAGGGAGAGACCGTCGACGACGACCTGTCGGCGTTCGGCGGCACGGTAATCGTCCGCGGGACGGTGAACGGCAACCTCGACGCCTTCGGTGGCAACGTCTTCGTGAACGGCCGGGTGAACGGCGACCTGAACGCCGTCGCTGGCAACGTCCGAATCAACGGGACCGTGACCGGCGACGCCAGCGCCGTCGGCGGCAACGTCCTCCTCGCGCAGGGCGCGCGGGTCGGCGGCCAATTGGAGACCGGAGCGGGCAACGTCGTCCTGAACGGCGAAGTCGGCGAGGACGTTCGGGTCGGCGCGGAGAGCGTCACCCTCGGGTCGAGTGCGGTCGTCGGCGGCGACTTCGTGTACGACGGGAACTTAGACCGGGCCGAGGGTTCCCGAATCGACGGCGAAGTCCGGCAGGACTCGGACCTCGGCGTGAACGTCGGGTTCGACGGACCGCTGGTCCCCAACTGGGTCGGGTGGGTGTACGGCTTTCTGGTGAATCTCGTCCTCGGGGCAGTCGTCCTGCTGCTCCTGCCGCGGTTCTCCGAGACCGTGGCGGAGCGAGCGACCGGGAGTCCCCTGCGGGCGGGCGGCGTCGGACTCGCGCTGTTCGTCGGGATTCCGATACTGGCGGCCCTGTTTTTCGTCTCGCTGGTCGGGATTCCGCTCGGACTGCTCGTCATCCTGCTCTATCCGCTCGCGCTGTGGTTCGGGTACGTCTACGGCGCGTTCGCGCTCGGAAGGTGGGCGCTCGGTCTCGCGGACTCGGACAACCGGTGGGCGGCGCTGGTGGTGGGTCTGCTCGCCGTCTCGGTGGTCGGATTCGTCCCGATTCTCGGCGGTCTCGTGCAGTTCTTCGTCCTCCTGTTCGGACTCGGCGCGTTCGCGCTCGGCCTGTGGGGTCGGTATCAGCGACGCCGGGAACGGCGCTCGGACTCCGATGCGGAGACGACGATGTGA
- a CDS encoding peroxiredoxin family protein, with protein MKGGSEEADAERRTGDPGVPDRLGVSDLDFELPNAGVGPDPLRLADLAADPKNDALVVLFQRDYHSRACRQQVKAVADRYREFRDRSAAVVSVLPESKGKARKFQKKFHLPYALVADAEKTASEQYGQPTRLGGLGARIDLVGRMPETAVLDARGGDLRLHAVHRGDSPSDHPSVDDVLAMVDRALEWESD; from the coding sequence ATCAAGGGCGGGAGCGAAGAAGCCGACGCCGAGCGACGAACCGGCGACCCCGGCGTCCCGGACCGCCTCGGCGTCTCGGACCTCGACTTCGAGTTGCCCAACGCCGGGGTCGGGCCGGACCCCCTGCGACTCGCGGACCTCGCGGCCGACCCGAAGAACGACGCGCTCGTGGTGCTGTTCCAGCGCGATTATCACTCGCGGGCGTGTCGCCAGCAGGTGAAAGCGGTCGCCGACCGCTACCGGGAATTCCGCGACCGGAGCGCCGCGGTGGTGTCGGTCCTGCCCGAGTCGAAGGGGAAGGCCCGGAAGTTCCAGAAGAAGTTTCACCTGCCGTACGCGCTGGTGGCCGACGCGGAGAAGACCGCGAGCGAGCAGTACGGCCAACCGACGCGCTTGGGCGGACTCGGCGCGCGCATCGACCTCGTGGGCCGGATGCCCGAGACGGCGGTGCTGGACGCCCGCGGCGGCGACCTGCGACTCCACGCCGTCCACCGCGGCGACAGTCCGTCAGACCACCCCTCGGTGGACGACGTGCTGGCGATGGTGGACCGGGCGCTCGAATGGGAGAGCGACTGA
- a CDS encoding GNAT family N-acetyltransferase, whose translation MSVTVREATRDDRLGVRRVLDAAMLEVRANLGERTDAGDVLVASEGDDAPVLGALVLLAPDDGAHVDAVAVRRARRGQGVGSALVRAAAERRGRLTAEFDPSVRPFYESLGFEITPVEGDGDRLRGRYDGAD comes from the coding sequence ATGTCGGTCACAGTCCGCGAAGCGACCCGCGACGACCGACTCGGGGTGCGCCGGGTCCTCGACGCCGCGATGCTGGAGGTTCGCGCGAACCTCGGCGAGCGAACCGACGCCGGGGACGTGCTGGTAGCCAGCGAGGGCGACGACGCGCCGGTTCTGGGCGCGCTGGTTCTCCTAGCACCGGACGACGGCGCGCACGTCGACGCCGTGGCGGTCCGGCGCGCCCGGCGCGGGCAGGGCGTCGGGTCCGCGCTGGTCCGCGCCGCGGCGGAACGCCGCGGCCGACTCACCGCCGAGTTCGACCCGAGCGTCCGACCGTTCTACGAGTCGCTGGGCTTCGAGATTACGCCGGTCGAGGGCGACGGGGACCGACTCCGGGGTCGCTACGACGGGGCGGACTGA
- a CDS encoding phosphoglucomutase/phosphomannomutase family protein, whose translation METPISFGTDGWRATLDEFTAPRVRMVGQAVADYLREVEGREGGTVAVGYDARETSRGFAEELCRVLAANGFDALIPPRDCPTPLAVWTIADRELAGALVVSASHNPPNYNGVKFFPHDAAPALPEVTDEIMARIGEPRALPEEEHGSVREEDLLEAYADHAFELVGVGPDADADLAGLEVVYDAMHGSGRGFTDELLERAGATVHRRRCEQDPDFGGTNPEPSAENLQGLAEEVRERDADLGIANDGDSDRIAVVTPERGFLDENLFFAATYDYLLEDDSGPAVRTVSTTFLVDRVAEAHGEDVVETAVGYKWVAEAMKDADALVGGEESGGFSIRGHVREKDGVLMALLAGAVESERSYDDRVDALLSEFGEIHQHKVSVDCPDDRKQDVLSALEAELPDEVAGERVERVNDTDGFKILLEDGSWLLVRPSGTEPKMRIYAEADSEARVEELLDEGRELVEPLV comes from the coding sequence ATGGAGACGCCGATTTCGTTCGGGACCGACGGTTGGCGAGCGACGCTGGACGAGTTCACCGCGCCTCGGGTCCGCATGGTCGGACAGGCGGTCGCAGACTACCTCCGGGAGGTGGAGGGCCGCGAAGGGGGAACCGTCGCAGTCGGCTACGACGCCCGCGAGACTTCGCGCGGGTTCGCCGAGGAACTCTGCCGGGTGCTGGCGGCCAACGGCTTCGACGCCCTGATTCCGCCGCGAGACTGTCCGACGCCGCTGGCGGTGTGGACCATCGCCGACCGCGAGTTGGCCGGTGCGCTGGTCGTCTCGGCGAGTCACAACCCGCCGAACTACAACGGCGTGAAGTTCTTCCCCCACGACGCCGCGCCCGCCCTGCCGGAAGTCACCGACGAAATCATGGCCCGAATCGGGGAACCCCGCGCGCTCCCCGAGGAGGAACACGGGAGCGTCCGCGAGGAGGACCTGCTGGAGGCCTACGCCGACCACGCCTTCGAACTCGTCGGCGTCGGTCCCGACGCCGACGCGGACTTGGCGGGCCTCGAAGTCGTCTACGACGCGATGCACGGGTCGGGCCGCGGGTTCACCGACGAACTGCTCGAACGCGCCGGTGCGACCGTCCACCGGCGGCGGTGCGAGCAGGACCCCGACTTCGGCGGCACGAACCCCGAACCCAGCGCCGAGAACCTGCAGGGTCTCGCGGAGGAAGTCCGCGAGCGAGACGCCGACCTCGGCATCGCCAACGACGGCGATTCGGACCGAATCGCCGTCGTGACGCCCGAGCGAGGTTTTCTGGACGAGAATCTCTTCTTCGCGGCCACCTACGACTACCTGCTCGAAGACGACTCGGGTCCTGCGGTCCGGACCGTCTCGACCACGTTCCTCGTGGACCGCGTGGCCGAGGCCCACGGCGAGGACGTGGTGGAGACCGCAGTCGGCTACAAGTGGGTCGCCGAGGCGATGAAAGACGCCGACGCGCTCGTCGGCGGCGAGGAGTCGGGCGGATTCTCCATCCGGGGCCACGTCCGGGAGAAAGACGGCGTGCTGATGGCGCTACTCGCCGGAGCGGTCGAGAGCGAGCGGTCCTACGACGACCGAGTGGACGCCCTGCTCTCCGAGTTCGGCGAGATTCACCAGCACAAGGTCAGCGTGGACTGCCCCGACGACCGGAAGCAGGACGTGCTGTCCGCTCTCGAAGCCGAACTCCCCGACGAGGTGGCGGGCGAGCGCGTCGAGAGAGTCAACGACACCGACGGGTTCAAGATTCTGCTCGAAGACGGGTCGTGGTTGCTGGTCCGGCCGAGCGGTACCGAACCCAAGATGCGCATCTACGCCGAGGCCGACAGCGAGGCCCGCGTCGAGGAACTACTGGACGAGGGCCGGGAGTTGGTCGAACCGCTGGTGTGA
- a CDS encoding MFS transporter yields MRPDATRPTGHVAKYYLYRAAMAAGFATPIWYYYVKVNVESYALVGVVDAIWWAGLVLFEIPTGVVGDRIGRRNSLLVASVAITVAQVAMAVSHKFVHFAVVFAFWAFASTFRSGTADAWLYDTLKARMDEDDFARVRGRGNAVMYVVMGATGVLGGYIAEAWMPAAYLASAAVTATSVPVLLSFPESTPGKGDDADAERFTVLDALPIVRERFSKPPLRSFVLYLGLFFGVYWGVNFFVQPFGVETLGLSVSALGWLYGGFTAVAAAVSYRTDWIRRVVGIRRWFSVAPPLLGALFVVIALLPAAAIPVFLVMRGSRSVMMPLANQYINDRVESVGRATVLSTAGMVYNLVTVPFELGAGRLADALGIVPTIGLFGAILVVGSLAVLGVGSPLDAPTRSVEDAAD; encoded by the coding sequence GTGAGACCGGACGCGACTCGACCGACGGGCCACGTCGCCAAGTACTACCTCTATCGAGCGGCGATGGCCGCCGGGTTCGCCACGCCCATCTGGTACTACTACGTGAAGGTCAACGTCGAGTCCTACGCGCTGGTCGGCGTCGTGGACGCCATCTGGTGGGCCGGTCTGGTCCTGTTCGAGATTCCGACCGGCGTCGTCGGCGACCGAATCGGCCGCCGGAACAGTCTGCTCGTCGCCAGCGTCGCCATCACCGTCGCGCAGGTGGCGATGGCAGTCTCTCACAAATTCGTCCACTTCGCGGTGGTGTTCGCGTTCTGGGCGTTCGCCTCGACGTTCCGGTCGGGAACCGCCGACGCGTGGCTCTACGACACGCTGAAGGCCCGGATGGACGAGGACGACTTCGCTCGCGTCCGCGGGCGGGGCAACGCCGTCATGTACGTCGTGATGGGTGCAACCGGCGTTCTCGGAGGGTACATCGCCGAGGCGTGGATGCCCGCGGCCTACCTCGCGTCGGCGGCCGTGACCGCGACGAGCGTCCCGGTCCTGCTGTCGTTTCCCGAATCGACGCCCGGAAAGGGAGACGACGCCGACGCCGAGCGATTCACTGTCTTGGACGCGCTTCCAATCGTCCGCGAGCGGTTCTCGAAACCGCCGCTCCGGTCGTTCGTTCTCTACCTCGGTCTCTTCTTCGGGGTCTACTGGGGCGTCAACTTCTTCGTCCAACCGTTCGGCGTCGAGACGCTCGGCCTGTCGGTCAGCGCTCTCGGGTGGCTCTACGGCGGGTTCACGGCCGTCGCCGCCGCGGTCAGCTACCGGACCGACTGGATTCGAAGGGTCGTCGGCATCCGACGGTGGTTCTCCGTCGCGCCGCCGTTGCTCGGCGCGCTGTTCGTCGTCATCGCGCTCCTCCCGGCCGCGGCGATTCCGGTCTTTCTCGTGATGCGAGGCTCTCGGAGCGTGATGATGCCGCTGGCGAACCAGTACATCAACGACCGAGTGGAGTCGGTCGGGCGCGCGACGGTGCTGAGTACCGCGGGGATGGTCTACAACCTCGTCACCGTCCCCTTCGAACTCGGGGCGGGCCGACTCGCCGACGCGCTCGGAATCGTCCCGACCATCGGTCTGTTCGGCGCGATTCTGGTGGTCGGGTCGCTGGCGGTCCTCGGCGTCGGGTCGCCGCTCGACGCGCCGACCCGGAGCGTCGAGGACGCCGCGGACTGA
- a CDS encoding NADPH-dependent FMN reductase, with amino-acid sequence MKQTPVVVALAGSMRDGSYTRAALRHVLDAAEQRGAETELLDVREYDLPVFDPDEDEPPEATELKRKIRDADSVIWGSPVYHGSYSSAFRNVHDYCSFDEYEDTTVGLLTVAGGGSFASTLDHMRVTARGVHAWVLPHQVGIRNARDKIEDGEIVDESIEERVRKLGEQAVEYAFIHPDVTAPDAGVDEETADPEGQQAEADADD; translated from the coding sequence ATGAAACAGACCCCTGTCGTCGTCGCTCTCGCCGGAAGTATGCGGGACGGAAGTTACACCCGCGCGGCCCTGAGACACGTCCTCGACGCCGCCGAGCAACGCGGTGCCGAGACCGAACTGCTCGACGTGCGCGAGTACGACCTGCCCGTCTTCGACCCCGACGAGGACGAACCGCCGGAAGCGACCGAACTCAAGCGCAAGATTCGGGACGCGGATTCGGTCATCTGGGGCAGTCCGGTCTACCACGGGTCGTACTCGTCGGCGTTCCGGAACGTCCACGACTACTGTAGCTTCGACGAGTACGAGGACACCACCGTCGGCCTGCTCACGGTCGCTGGCGGCGGGTCGTTCGCCAGCACGCTCGACCACATGCGCGTGACCGCACGCGGCGTCCACGCGTGGGTCCTGCCCCATCAGGTCGGCATCCGGAACGCGCGGGACAAAATCGAGGACGGCGAAATCGTGGACGAGTCAATCGAAGAGCGCGTCCGGAAACTCGGCGAGCAGGCCGTCGAGTACGCCTTCATCCACCCGGACGTGACCGCGCCCGACGCCGGGGTGGACGAGGAGACCGCAGACCCGGAGGGCCAACAGGCCGAGGCCGACGCGGACGACTGA
- a CDS encoding SDR family oxidoreductase: MARVVLLTGGTSGIGREAALRLAEGGATVLFTGRDREAGREVLSEVRRAHPESAGEFYRADFADFDAVRELAREVRADYDRLDVLVNNAGTSHSERRTTDEGVELTFAVNHLAPFLLTNLLASRLRESAPARVVTTSSALHEDGSLADLESVVRGEDFDGLDAYADSKLANVLFTVELAERLAESGVTANCVHPGWIPNTNLVRNATGFSRAFTTAASLVASIAPVGPFESVEGAADALAYLVTSEEVADASGAYFDRRERATPASAAADAGLRERLWERSAELVGLPASVPEDDPLA, encoded by the coding sequence GTGGCCCGAGTCGTCCTCCTCACCGGCGGGACGAGCGGTATCGGCCGAGAGGCGGCCCTGCGACTCGCCGAGGGAGGCGCGACGGTTCTCTTCACTGGACGGGACCGCGAGGCCGGACGAGAAGTCCTGTCGGAAGTCCGGCGCGCTCATCCCGAGAGCGCGGGCGAGTTCTACCGGGCCGACTTCGCGGACTTCGACGCGGTTCGGGAGTTGGCCCGCGAGGTCCGGGCCGACTACGACCGCCTCGACGTACTGGTGAACAACGCTGGGACCTCCCATAGCGAACGCCGGACGACCGACGAGGGCGTCGAACTCACCTTCGCAGTCAACCACCTCGCGCCGTTCCTGCTCACGAACCTGCTCGCCTCGCGCTTGCGCGAGAGCGCGCCCGCACGAGTCGTCACTACGAGTAGCGCACTCCACGAGGACGGGTCGCTGGCCGACCTCGAATCGGTCGTCCGGGGCGAGGACTTCGACGGACTCGACGCCTACGCCGACTCGAAACTGGCGAACGTCCTGTTTACCGTCGAGTTGGCCGAGCGACTCGCCGAGTCCGGCGTGACCGCAAACTGCGTCCATCCCGGATGGATTCCGAACACCAATCTCGTTCGGAACGCGACGGGGTTCTCGCGGGCGTTCACGACCGCCGCGTCACTGGTCGCCAGCATCGCGCCCGTCGGTCCCTTCGAGAGCGTCGAAGGGGCCGCCGACGCGCTGGCCTACCTCGTAACCAGCGAGGAGGTGGCCGACGCGTCCGGCGCGTACTTCGACCGGCGCGAGCGAGCGACCCCCGCGTCGGCCGCCGCCGACGCGGGGTTGCGCGAGCGACTGTGGGAACGGAGCGCGGAGTTGGTCGGCCTCCCGGCGTCGGTGCCCGAGGACGACCCGTTAGCGTGA
- a CDS encoding GIY-YIG nuclease family protein codes for MSVHWVYIIECDDGSFYTGYTTDVERRVREHDRGEGAKYTRGRTPVELAHRERFDSKSAAMSREYEIKQMSRAEKERLVEDEG; via the coding sequence GTGTCGGTCCACTGGGTCTACATTATCGAGTGCGACGACGGCAGTTTTTACACCGGTTACACCACCGACGTAGAGCGCCGCGTCCGCGAACACGACCGCGGCGAGGGCGCGAAGTACACCCGCGGCCGAACCCCGGTCGAACTCGCCCACCGCGAGCGGTTCGACTCGAAGTCGGCGGCGATGTCCCGCGAGTACGAAATCAAGCAGATGTCTCGGGCCGAGAAAGAGCGGTTGGTCGAGGACGAGGGGTGA
- a CDS encoding DUF7563 family protein: MPKCDHCGAHVSDRFARVFADENGRVRACVSCSANAGIAEVARQRAREARA; encoded by the coding sequence ATGCCAAAGTGTGACCACTGCGGCGCGCACGTCTCCGACCGATTCGCACGGGTATTCGCCGACGAGAACGGCCGCGTCCGCGCATGCGTGTCGTGTTCGGCGAACGCCGGAATCGCGGAAGTCGCGCGCCAACGCGCCAGAGAGGCACGAGCATAG